Proteins encoded within one genomic window of Aspergillus nidulans FGSC A4 chromosome VII:
- a CDS encoding FAD-dependent oxidoreductase (transcript_id=CADANIAT00008433) yields the protein MDKRSFKVIVVGGSIAGLTLAHSLDLAGIDYIVLEKHSDPLATVGGSVGLLPNGWRILHQLGLRHQLEQEACPVKVAHMTYPDGFVFSDNFPAAIQERQVPEIQFPIGYMPANDERFGYSLSVLTRQQLIEVLYLGLRDKSKIKVGQRVIKIQHHQNRRGVSVFTESGQEHVGDLVAGADGVHSITRSQMWLQLGQKLDAEKERRQLVAEYSCVFGISSPLKGIPPGEQLIACHDNATVLAFPGKDAHIGWGLIQKLNRPCNSPATTQSSDGETALIMAKSAAGLGLCKDLKFHDLWVNTPKYSFTILEEGLFQIWHHGRIMTPNMAQGANTAIEGAAALANTLRRISQIDKPSEDDINRLLQGYTVRQQKRLRAVHAISRSVTRVHARQGRIKKIIGRYVYPYTPGAALHTFSRIIAPAPCLDYVPMPFPGPGWTRALVSGWSPISGVLLLVIPIIALVYGYSVINFGRDSINN from the exons ATGGACAAGAGAAGTTTCAAAGTGATAGTTGTCGGTGGTTCAATCGCTGGCCTGACTTTGGCGCACAGCCTCGACCTGGCCGGTATTGACTATATCGTACTCGAGAAACACTCGGATCCCCTTGCTACCGTTGGCGGATCAGTCGGTCTGCTGCCAAACGGATGGCGTATCCTGCATCAGCTGGGGCTTCGCCATCAGCTAGAGCAAGAGGCATGCCCAGTCAAGGTCGCCCATATGACGTACCCAGATGGATTCGTCTTTAGTGACAATTTCCCAGCGGCAATCCAGGAAAGGCAAGTTCCTGAAATCCAGTTTCCTATCGGTTATATGCCAGCTAACGATGAAAGATTTGGGTATTCCCTTTCCGTCCTCACTCGCCAGCAGCTCATTGAGGTGCTCTACCTCGGCCTACGTGACAAAAGCAAGATCAAGGTTGGACAGAGAGTAATAAAGATCCAGCACCATCAGAACCGCAGGGGCGTATCTGTCTTTACCGAGTCCGGACAGGAACATGTGGGGGACTTGGTTGCTGGTGCAGACGGAGTACACAGCATAACGCGATCACAGATGTGGCTCCAACTTGGTCAAAAACTtgatgcggagaaggaaagacgCC AATTAGTCGCCGAGTACAGTTGCGTCTTCGGTATCTCTTCCCCGTTGAAAGGGATACCCCCAGGAGAGCAGCTGATCGCATGCCATGACAACGCTACTGTACTTGCCTTTCCCGGCAAAGACGCACACATTGGATGGGGGCTCatccagaagctgaacagGCCATGCAACTCTCCGGCAACAACTCAATCCTCGGACGGCGAAACAGCCCTTATTATGGCCAAGAGCGCCGCCGGCCTTGGCCTATGCAAAGATCTGAAATTCCATGACCTGTGGGTAAATACACCGAAGTACTCCTTCACAATACTGGAAGAAGGCCTGTTCCAGATTTGGCACCATGGACGAATC ATGACCCCCAACATGGCGCAGGGAGCAAATACTGCGATCGAGGGTGCTGCTGCGCTAGCAAACACGTTGCGCAGGATCAGTCAGATTGACAAACCATCCGAGGATGACATCAACCGGCTATTACAGGGGTACACCGTGCGCCAGCAGAAGCGTTTGCGGGCAGTGCACGCTATATCTCGGTCTGTCACCCGTGTCCACGCCCGACAAGGGCGGATCAAAAAGATAATAGGGCGATATGTGTATCCATACACGCCGGGCGCGGCCCTGCACACCTTCAGCCGTATTATTGCTCCTGCTCCATGCTTGGATTATGTTCCGATGCCGTTTCCGGGACCCGGTTGGACACGGGCTTTAGTGTCCGGATGGTCTC
- a CDS encoding FAD-binding oxidoreductase (transcript_id=CADANIAT00008434) produces the protein MATVSELCCAALNTSIGNRIAFPGSTAYNESLSSYFGVNAQLPPSCFVLPLSAQDVSVAVQTLTSQPDPCFFAIRSGGHTTSLGASAIEAGVTMDLSGMNTTTYDSSTNTAFIQPGARWGSVYETLLRDNVLVPGGRTASVGVGGYLTGGRNSFHAARVGLACLSIKGYEIVLADGEVAKVDQDSHPNLFRALKGGSNNFGIVTLFDMEAFSTEGTIWGGTVLYDISTKDQYIAAGTAFTDNIPNDPYASWVGMFAYNSTTDQTAIFTSLAYTRPVQSWPQAFSEFYAIPNITHTLRSATVLDLAVENSFPYGYRNVLQTGTYSNNAEIIQKAVIILNNQVKMAKLRARGKDYALFAIVQPWVPLFWEHSEARGGDVLGLERFETNLLNIAWDYSWDNSADDELLYELAQSAREQLDEYARSTGAYNEYIYLNYAGRTQDPLRGYGLENLEFLRRVSEKFDPDGVFQRLVRGGFKIDRA, from the exons ATGGCGACGGTCTCCGAACTATGC TGTGCAGCCCTCAATACAAGCATCGGCAACAGAATCGCCTTCCCCGGCAGCACAGCATACAACGAGTCTCTTAGTTCCTATTTTGGCGTCAATGCGCAACTACCTCCAAGCTGTTTTGTTCTACCGCTCTCGGCACAAGACGTCTCGGTGGCCGTTCAAACCCTAACCTCGCAACCAGATCCATGCTTTTTTGCCATTCGCAGCGGGGGTCATACTACCTCACTCGGTGCGTCGGCAATAGAGGCCGGCGTTACCATGGATCTGTCAGGAATGAACACTACCACATACGATTCCAGCACCAATACTGCCTTTATTCAACCCGGTGCGCGCTGGGGTTCTGTGTATGAAACCCTTTTGCGGGATAACGTCCTGGTTCCCGGCGGCCGGACAGCATCTGTTGGCGTGGGAGGTTACCTGACCGGCGGTAGGAATTCGTTCCATGCCGCGCGTGTTGGTCTAGCATGTCTAAGCATTAAAGGATACGAAATTGTCCTAGCAGACGGTGAGGTTGCAAAAGTAGACCAAGATTCCCATCCGAACCTCTTTCGGGCTCTAAAGGGAGGCTCAAACAACTTTGGCATCGTGACCTTGTTCGACATGGAAGCTTTTTCAACGGAAGGTACGATATGGGGCGGGACTGTTTTATATGATATTTCCACCAAGGACCAGTATATTGCCGCGGGCACAGCGTTTACTGACAACATACCCAACGACCCCTACGCCTCATGGGTCGGAATGTTTGCGTACAATTCAACCACAGACCAGACAGCGATCTTCACCTCTCTGGCCTACACGAGGCCCGTTCAGTCCTGGCCCCAAGCGTTCAGCGAATTCTACGCGATTCCCAACATTACACACACCTTGAGGTCTGCCACGGTGTTGGATCTTGCAGTGGAAAACTCGTTTCCTTACGGATATCG TAATGTCCTCCAGACTGGAACATATTCCAACAATGCCGAAATCATCCAAAAAgccgtcatcatcctcaacaaccaaGTGAAGATGGCCAAGTTGCGAGCCCGGGGAAAAGACTACGCGCTCTTTGCTATCGTCCAGCCATGGGTTCCCTTATTCTGGGAGCACAGCGAGGCGCGTGGTGGAGACGTGCTTGGACTGGAGCGTTTCGAAACTAATTTGCTCA ACATTGCCTGGGACTACAGCTGGGACAACTCGGCAGATGACGAGCTTCTGTACGAGTTGGCGCAGTCCGCGCGCGAACAGTTGGATGAGTACGCGCGGTCTACAGGCGCGTACAATGAGTACATCTATCTGAATTATGCGGGCCGCACGCAGGACCCGCTCCGTGGGTATGGGCTAGAAAATCTAGAATTTCTGCGGCGCGTATCGGAGAAGTTTGACCCGGACGGTGTATTTCAAAGACTGGTGCGTGGAGGGTTCAAAATTGACCGTGCATAA
- a CDS encoding uncharacterized protein (transcript_id=CADANIAT00008435): MGQHGHRQSSISAYGSVSEGSIDILETYINRVDCDFEVPKTL; encoded by the exons ATGGGTCAGCATGGACATCGACAGTCTTCGATCTCTGCCTATGGAAGTGTCAGCGAAGGCTCGATAGACATTCTGGAAACGTACATCA ATAGAGTTGACTGTGATTTTGAAG TGCCAAAGACGCTTTGA